The DNA window ACTCTCCGGATCAAGAGGAGCAGTATTCCTAGTCAAGACAGCACGAAACTCCTCCTCAAGCCTAGCCATAGCAACCTGAATCGCGATTTCAGCACGATCCATCGTCTCGTTATCAGACAAATTCGCAAGATCTTCAGTCAATTGAATAATCTCATCAACAGCATTAAGAAACTCCGCCGTCTTATCCGGCGAATCCTCCCAAAGAAAACACGATCCACTAGGGTTAGAATCCCACTGTAAAATCACCCTTTCAGCAGCATCTAAACGAGAATCGTTCGTCTTCAACAAACTACTTATATTCGATAAACGATTATCGAAATTAGAGAAGATCAACAACATATCCTTCGTATCGTCTTTGGATGTGTTAAGACTCTTAACAATTTGTTGCGCTGTAGCCATAACTCTATCCTGACCTTCGATCGTCGCCGCCATTACAGCgaaatatagaaatatatagatagatagatagatagatagattatGAAATTGATTTCCTCTTTACCTTATACGTATTCAAGATTACAGATTGAGGCGGAAAGTGAGAGGAAAATGGACGATTCACGGCTGTTCGaaattgaattttcaaattACTGTAGATTTAGATGAATCTTCTTCTTTCGACAGCGCAGATTTGACCTCGACACTTtcctcttctctttctctctctagaaatctctgttttctctctctagaagatgaagaagaagacaaagctGATGGCCGGCTTTGAATGAACCAGTAGAAGTGTAACGTATATTTGGTATATGGGTCATTTTATACGGGTCATGGATCGGGTCGGGTTGAAATTGATAATTCGTTTAACGTTACACACGGCTAAATTTACGTgagattcatttttttttaaattttttattttgttaatcgTGAAAAAAGGATTACTAGTATATTGTGGGAATTGGattatgatgttaaaaagggatTTTGTTTGGAATGAAATATTGTGTTATTGAATAtgtagtaaaaataaaataatgaattttgtGGTTTTGATTGTTTATAGAtcaattttagtatttattgaTAATGTATTATTGGTCAAGTTGTGAAACTTAAACTACTTATTATGtgaatttcgaacatttttttcaaattttactatttaaatttttttattgttaaaattattaaaaaattgagattttgtCATTAATTGTTTCAAacttttaaacttattatttatgtaacatttataaataaaaagtaaacaaGTTAGTTTAGTGATAAGGATTGACTTAAGAAATCAAAAAATTACGAGTTTGATTACATCTGGAATTGAAAGTACTTTGAGTTGAAACGGGAGGCCATAGCTGTGGGGTGTCAATTTGAAACCGTTATGCGACAATCGAActgaattgccccgtttggagCAGTTTTTCCCCGAAACTGAACGGGGATGAAGTgaggatggtatttgtgttccCTGTTCCGATCTCACCATGATTCtgccgaacactataaacatacttaaatatataaaacaattaatatatttatttattcattatattttataagagaaaaaatttatttctttataatcacataaaattttaatatattataatatatattatattaaaaaattagtttatataattttattatataattttttttaatattttataaacggtGTCTGGCGGGGATTTTTCGAAATAAAAATagggcggggatggtaaatgTATTTCTCGTCTCATTGTCATCTCTAGGTGTCATGCTAattatccttaattaaaaaataaaaatctatatcactaatttaactatcgaatttcataaaattagtaatcaatttttttcgataattatatttttgtttatttatttataaatacgttaaataaattaacgatgttaaaaaaaaacagataaaAACTAAACCTTATAAACCTagattttaaagtttaaaagaaaatttccaaaattctAATTGAACTCTTAAGAAACtccaattaaacatatattagtATTGTTTATTTAGAAACCAacaactttttgttttttttaagacaatactatatcaatatatatttttttgaaaaccatacatatataatatattgttaaaagTTATTGgattgatttaattaaataattttctttttaaatatatttttttatataatttacagAAAAATATCTATATTGAGTTTTCAAAtgcatcattttaatttattgggTGACTATGACATCGTAACAAATTAAATgtattacataattaaaattgtcAATAAAGTCAATGTACCAAAAATACTTCAAATAAAGCATATTTGACCAAGTCTTTgaatatagttaaatataaaattatataggactgttatattttgaatttgtaaaAAGGAACTATAAAAAGgaataatcttaattaaaataggtgacatatttaatttgaattttgacagataattttttttatttaaaaaataaaaatatatcgattgaacataaataaatttgtataacTCATAGtgttattaacttattattaataatgaaattttttatttatggtaATATGTAAATCCAAGTCAATTTGTGAGCAAACAATTCCAagtcaattattaattttattaacttgAGTTTGACagaacattaaaatatttaattttaatgtatgatatattattgaaattattatattaaaaatgtataataatataatataacaactaaactaaactatatatatatatattaaaatgacatttaaccaactaatatgttatttttgtttataagaatacaaatttattatatttatttaatagtatataaaatataattcttttaactaaaaaaaataaaaaattttttttatttttatacatacaccactttaaaaatataaattaaaaaatattttaacaaatgagtaatatataagtttattggtattaattacaaacatatccttaacattacaaaaatcaAGTACCAATAATATTGACCCCACATCAATCACactcacatttaaaaaaatcaaattgacaatttttaaaaaaaaaattaaagaaaaaaacaaagttCTTGTAACTTAAACTAACTTAATTAATtgcaaattatattttacaacatgatttattaattttacaaaatattatttttccatccaattttcaaataatacttCACCTATTCCAATCacttttttcatataaataaaattagtttaacttCTTCCTTTAACACAACTATTATAACAATTGAACTCTTTAAATACAAGTGTCTTAACTTAAAAAAGAAATCATCAAAAAGatcatatttgaaaacattcctATTTATGAATCTCAATCAAACTAAGAAATTACAAGTTTAACTCTATAAACAAGACTCTCGTGTCTCGAAGATTCAATATCGTCCTCAAGCCGAAAAAAAGCATATTTACAAACGTGATCTCATCTGCATTTACAAAACCTGCACCTGTATAAGAAACGAGGCCAAGATATGTTTTCAAAAGAAGCTAAAgtcatgtatatatttatataaattatctcattaaattgcGAACCCGAAACGAAACCCACACCCACATGGAATTAAAATCGAAAAAAAGATGGGTAGTCAACCAACAACTAACAACTAGGGTAAATTGGTTCATCAAATTGATGCAAGAAAATGTCAAACTAGTAcacattattaacaaataaaacaacTTTCATGCATGTGAGTGATGCTTCTTGGCCTTTTCAACCTTCAAATCCAAACATATTTGACCAACCCAAAAcacaaaacaacaaaacaatgtCAATTGATTGACCATTGATCCAATTGCTTTCACACTTAtgtaatatgtataatttaaaaaataaatcttcatCTTAGGGGTGCACACCCTTACATTATAAATacattagttaattaaataccTGTTTCCAATGTCACTATCTCATTTTTAGTAAGTACTATATTATATTCTAAGCAAATAAATGGATTTCTTGCTTCTATACAATATCCTCTCATTTTCCAACACAAGATAAGTGATAATTCactattatattctttttttccCATTTCTCGAGAATTAAATGGAACCACAGcaaaacaaaaattcaaaatctacTAATTTTTTATGTCATGGTGGTTTAAAATgtattatcattttcattttatgaTCTCACTGTTTCATTGAGGTAATATGTAGTAGATGtgaataaattagttaaatcaCATGATAAAAAACAGTTCAATCATTATCAGGTAACACTATTAcaagatttttaattttcaaaatgtttaCTTTAGTATTTAATTGGAACATATTGTAATTGCCCTTAGTATAATTAAACTTTATCTTATGATTTAGTAGCTATTTATTCCGATAAGACTATATTACTAGGGATATAGAAGCTAGCAAGACCTCCCACATATGGCCCAACATGCGTTCTCGATCCgacaaacttaaattttttatttatatttataattctacTTTACAAGTACTTTGAATGGATATGAAAATGGATGGAGACAAACATATCAGTTTCACACATTTCACAAATACTTTTGAGGAAATATTTGTTTTGGTATGAATGGATGTCTCTTTACCCAAAATTTGGAGAAAACCATGTGTGCATTAGGGTAATACAGTTATGGTGGTCTTATAACTATCAATTATTCCCTGGAGTTTTAACcttcattttttgaaaatatttatgattaataCTTGGAggtattttgtttttaagttCTTATATTTATGGATGTAGAAAGAAAGCATGTACTCAAGAGAATAACTTTATCACCTGTCAAATTAGACATCTTTTGCCTGAGCTACTTGGCTGCTTGATGCATCATTCCCctaacaaaatcataaaaatgATACAATCAGTCAAATGGAAATTGTGACGAGGTGTAAACAAGAGGAAAGAATCTAGTACATTGTTGCTTACAGTCTCAGATAACTGGTCTCTTATGGAAGACATGGACTTCACCATTGTTTCCAAGGTATCCTTGCCCAATTGAAATCTTACATCAACTTCTTTGTTACCGGACTGTGTTTTATTCTGAAGCTGCAAAAGCATAGTGATGATAAGTTGAGTGTCATAGTAGTTTCTTTTGTTATTATTCCATATCCAATTTTCAATTTAGCATATTATCACAAGACTGACCAAGAAAGAAGAGGCAATTAACAAGTTCAGGCACTTTCATGATTACAACAGTCTTATAGTGATAGGTTAGTAGAAACAGGAGAAcatttgacaaaaaaaactcttaagCAGGATAGGATCAAAGGACTATTCTTCACTTTTTTTCATCATTCATAATGGGTGGGAACGTCTCAAGGTGGGAAGTTTTTAACATAGTTGAagaaatgattaatatttagtcATTTTTCTGGCTCAGTAAGACACTAttctattgttttttttttggcaGAAGGATGTTTTTCAGGGCAAAAGAGTAGCCCATttgttattcaatttttttgtaaagccttgtttgatctaggattatttgaataaccaagtggttaTTTCCAAATCACTTTGTTTGATGTAGATTATTGAAAATTAGATTATTTGGGTAAAAGACTATATGGgtataaacatatatttcttaaatagaGGGTATTTCCGATGATGGTTGAATGATGTAATAGAAGAGTAGATTGTTGATTGGATGATGAGTTATTTGGAATTAATCAccaataacccacatcaaacaaagtCTTCAAAAATAGGTTAGAGGCGTATAAATAGTAGAGTATTATATAACGAAAATGATGATATGATGAATTGGGTGGATTTGGTTTTCTAATCTTGGTCTTAGGCTATTCATCTTTTCatcttcaatttcttcattaTATTAAATCCTAAAATCTCTAGGCtggtaaaaaacaaaaatacctTCAAATTTATAAGTGCAACAGGATCTCTCGAGCCTGCATCCTGTTTTGCCATATTCCATGTCATTGATTTTAAGAACGGCAAACTAACCTGCATATGATCAAACAACATATATATCTGGTCTGTTGAGTAAAATGTGAAGTAGCGTAATGACAACCTTTTCCTTTGGTATATCCTCTTGCCATTCTCTCTGAAACTTCTGAAGAAGAATAGTCAACAATCTTTGTAATTCAGGAAACACTTCACTGGGAAAAAGCTTCTGGATATCATCCTTGCTAATATTCTTATGCACACACTTGCGAATTAACATTCGAAGACATACCAATAACTGCATATTACAAAAATGATAGCAAATAATTAACTGTATGGTTACAGTTCTTTCATTGAATCACTGCAAGAATGTATCTGTAAGAAACTCAAAATTACCCAATCAATTTCCAATCCGAGAAATTAGACTAAGTACATAACACTCTGATACTTGTTTACATAATCAGAACTTCTATCAGCTACTAACAAACAAGAATTGACCTTTCTAGTTTAAAcagttttcaaatttgaaattagTCAGCAATCAAACATGAAAAAAGGAAACTAACTGAAAACTGAAAGAGCTATGGTTATTTCATTCAGCATTTGTtgataagtatatatataaaggtatGATTGCGTGTTTGAAGTAGAGATTACAGGATCAAGGTCGGATTCGTTTTCGAGCTGGAGCATTTCACGAATGATTTCTCGATCAGCAGCATCAAGACCAGTATTGCGAGTCCTCCATAAAGCTTGAAGGATGTATTCTACGGCTTCCTTTGAGTTGGCTCTCAAAAGTAGCGGCAAATGGCCCCATAGCGTCTTCTCCATCCCTCTCTCAAACCTAAATCTGCAAAACTTAAAAGCTTAATCACAATTATAATCCACCCCGCTCAATTGTCCCGTTAGTTAGTGcgatttatatttatttatttattctttcttatcttatgtttattttttataataatatacatttgaatttgtttggttttcGGGTAAAgagttttgattaattttgatatatacgtgagaataaattgataattgggaaaaatgtcaattttacacaccaagttgtaagaggtgtcaaatttacttattaaatatcaaaatttcatttatatgtatgaacttgtcaaaaagtgtcaaatatatttaaaataacagaaatgttaaacgGCTTTAAATTTTTTGGCACATGcaatatccacatattttttatttttttaaattgacattactttaattattttttattcaaacaaaacattaaaatcttttcttatttattttctctctctttacccTCACATCttaccattttctttaaatatttctctcttcaatTCTCCATCtatgagtaattttattattaataataatatttaattgattaattataaaaattgttctaAAAGATAACGAGTTATTAGGACTTCGCCACAGCACTGAAAATTTAGGATTCGGCCAACAAAGATTTCACCACAACATTGACAATTTAGGATTCGATCAATGAATGTTTCAACTAATGAGGATGATAGTGTAAGGTTTAACTGAGAAAGATTTGGATTTAGGGGTTATGTCTAGGAGCTGATAAAGTTTAACAGGGTGAgtattatgaaaactaaaattaaaacaagtcgGTTAAGGGAGATTTTACCTTGATTCGGCATTGTCCGCTAATGGCGACAATGATTTAGGGTTCGACTAATGAAGATTTTGGCCACAACGTTTATGATTTAGGAATCGGCCAACAAAAACTTCCACCAACGACGATGACTGTTTAAAGTTCAGTTAGGGAGCACTTGGAGGTTAAAAGAAGGTAAAAATTCGAAAGAATGTGAGTTAAtcaaagagagaaaagttagaaaaaaatggagagttgtggagggatgagagagaaagtaaaaataagttttgtttgaatggaaaaataattaaaagtaatgtcaatttaaaaaataaaataggtggATATTAAATGTGGCCAAATTTTTGATGCCGTttaatatttctgttattttaaacatatttgacattttttgacaagttcatacatataaatagaattttgatacttaataaataaatttaacaccttcctacaacttggtgtgtaaaattgacattcttcccattgATAATTAGGTCAAATCATGAGTTGACTCGTCTATAAATTTGAAacggttaataataaaattaaaaatgttatatgtttgtttcgaacttgcaaactaacaaaaacaagtacaactctataaccaagtgtgattgagtgTAGGTATGGCAAATTTTCGGGTTTCGGGGGACCCGAACCGAACCCGAATTTGGCCCGGAAAAATCGGGTTCTCAAATTACCCGAAATATCGGTTCGGAACCGATGGTACCTGGacccgatttttttttttacttatttaactaattttaaccTAATATAGTTTTAGTAGTTACCTatgttttaaaaacaaaattttaatattttaaattattcaacgatatcaaaaaaaaatatgtgtattaaatttgaaaaattatttaataaaagaaattataaattatataaaataaaataaataatcctatattatataatatataaataaataatattaaaaatatatatattaaaaaaaacagaaccTAACGACGGAACGACTCTCTCCATCCTATGTCTCTTCTTCTTCAGGACAGGAACCAGGAACCGAATACTGAGAAATTCTTTGTATTTCTTTAATTACTGAGAATTCTGAATACTGAGAATCTTTGTATTTGTTGATTACtgaatttttttcaagtatCCGGAACCGATTGGTTCCGACCTGAAATTACCCGGAAccgaaaatcaaacaaattacccgAATCGATTGGTTCGGTTCCTTTGGGTACCCGACCCGACGGGGCAACATTGTTATGCCTAATTGAGTGTGATTTTTTGAGAGACAATAAGTCGGTAGCAAACgagagtggttaaaaaatatgaatcaaatatttgattgaccaaagtgtaaGGACACGATGttaaatgtcgattgagattggtgatttATTTTCTTAGTAATACGAGACATGTAAAAGTATGTTTGGGATGTGGTTTGCCAATGGATaaagaatacaaaatatatatacatacacaaaattataaaattatttcaacaatctcaaacgGTATAGCGGTTAAGgtgtttaaattttatgtttaaaatcaatattcaaatacccaa is part of the Impatiens glandulifera chromosome 1, dImpGla2.1, whole genome shotgun sequence genome and encodes:
- the LOC124918424 gene encoding uncharacterized protein LOC124918424, with amino-acid sequence MEKTLWGHLPLLLRANSKEAVEYILQALWRTRNTGLDAADREIIREMLQLENESDLDPLLVCLRMLIRKCVHKNISKDDIQKLFPSEVFPELQRLLTILLQKFQREWQEDIPKEKVSLPFLKSMTWNMAKQDAGSRDPVALINLKLQNKTQSGNKEVDVRFQLGKDTLETMVKSMSSIRDQLSETGNDASSSQVAQAKDV